The Acinetobacter lwoffii genomic sequence ATTGATAATTTGGGTTTTAATTATATATATCAATCTTACTACAATAATAATGGATTATTAAGCGAAGACCGTAAATTTTTTGATATTAGAGCATCTAAGGCTTTAACAAATAATTTATATACTAATTTTGGTTTTTATAAGGACTATAGTGATGAGGATGATCAAGGATTTAATATTGCTCTTTATTATAATTGGGGAGCAAATAAACGAATTTCCCTAGACCATGATACGGCCGATAATGAAACAGCTTTAAGTTTTAGTCGAACCACCTCAACCCAAAATGGTTTCGATTATGTAATAGGCGTAAACCAAGCTGATGATGAACTTCATTACAATGCTTATGGGTTATGGAAAACCAGTGTTGGCAATTTGCAGCTTTCTCATGATGAATATGAGGATCGTCGCAATTCACAGCTTAGTTTTGATGGTGCTTTAGTCTGGCTAGGGAGTAAAGTAGCGCTGACTAAATATGCAGATAATGCGTTTGCACTTGTGCACGTGGATCAGCACCCAGACTTAGATATTTACCGTTCGGCTGGACTGGTGGGAGTACCAATAAAAATGGTTATATGTTCGTTCATAATCTGATTCCTTATATTCATTATGATATTTCTTTTGATCATAATCAGTTAGGCTTAGATGAAACTTTCGAACAATCTTCAAAAAAAATAATTGGACTTGAACAGCGAGGATATCGGTTAAATTTTCCTGTTCACAAAACTAAGCGTATAGCCCTTAGACTCAAAGATATTAAACAAAATAATTTATCACCAGGCTCTGAAGTGGTTGTAGAAGGCATAACTGCAGAACCTTTTTTTGTGGATAGTCAAGGAATGGTTTATTTATACCTCTTCAAAGCCGGTTCATATAGCCTCAAAGTCCAGACTCAAGGAGTGAACCGTACCGGGTTTGTCGGAGAGTCAATATTCTGAGAGACTATCCCGATGACAAAATTAAAATATACCCCTGAAATCAGAGAAAGAGCGGTTCAATTATTGATTGAATCCGAAAAAGATTATCCATCGAATTGGGCTGCGATCACCGCTATTGCTCCCAAGATAGGTTGTACTCCTGAAACACTACGTGTTTGGTATCAAAAATATTTAGATAAACTAAATCCAGTTAAAGTACAGCAGCTTTCAGACCAAGAACGTATCAAACAAC encodes the following:
- a CDS encoding fimbria/pilus outer membrane usher protein, with translation MWTQGISKYFLIDSAFSASQIKDGDQGYAAKISLTRNLRNWSVGLNGKYFSEEYEYLGNNLYESNLKYSGMFYFNFSNLKFIDNLGFNYIYQSYYNNNGLLSEDRKFFDIRASKALTNNLYTNFGFYKDYSDEDDQGFNIALYYNWGANKRISLDHDTADNETALSFSRTTSTQNGFDYVIGVNQADDELHYNAYGLWKTSVGNLQLSHDEYEDRRNSQLSFDGALVWLGSKVALTKYADNAFALVHVDQHPDLDIYRSAGLVGVPIKMVICSFII